Within Spinacia oleracea cultivar Varoflay chromosome 4, BTI_SOV_V1, whole genome shotgun sequence, the genomic segment CTTCCTTACAACATCTTAAGTTACTTAAGGTAAGTCTTACAAATGTTACAAAACGAGTGTTGTCAATTGATATTTATTCTTATGTCATTATTTTTAGTATCAATTGGATATGGAAAAGGTGAACCAAAAGTTTGACTCTGAGAAACTCTAAGAAAAAGGGGCAATATATTTGTGTCCATCAATTATTACTTGCTGGATGTGTAAGTATGTAACCCATTGTGCACAAAAACATGCTATTGGTCCACTTCAAATGTTCTATAACCCTCACTCTGTGGTCTGAGGGTGAGAAAGACAGACACATATTGGTGATGATGACCACTGAGCAGTGTTTGTGTGAGCACTATCATGGACAATTTGTTATCAACCCCCGCCAGATATAATTTCTTCTGAAGCCATGCAAAAATATGTTAGAATAGTTCTCTGCTCCATTCTTAGTACCTGGCATGTATCAGTCTacgttttaacatattatattCTTAAGCAGTTGTAAATTTACTTGCTACAATGCACGTGTTTTCTTGGTTGTCATGCGTCTCATATTTGGTATGGTTGATACAGGATGTACCAGGCATATCTAGTTGCTGGAGATATGGAAGCAGCCACCTTGTTTCTAAGTAAAATACCGAAAGAGGATCCCCATGTTCGCTCTGTGATCCATGCATGTCGTGTAACTTATGGAAAACCCAAAGCGGAGGAGAAgacaaagaagaaaaagaaaaagaaaaagagaacttAAAAGAGAAGAAGAAATGGATCATTGAAAATATCCAATAAAAAATATTCAGCAAGAGGTCAAGCTCTCTTGCTTGTTTATATCTCATGTCTCGAACCAGAAGGCCGTTTCTTATCACGCTTGCTCTTTTAGAGGTTACCCAAGGTTCATTTCGACTGAGAAGAAGATCTTTGGTCCAAATTTTGCGTAGATAAGTGTAAtacaattaattcattaatccAAATGGTGTCACTTCTGCACACGGATAATGAATCTTACTAATCCTAACTGTAGACTTGTAGATGGGACAGCTCTAACCTGTTGAAGTCCCCAAAAGTCGATTGACAACTTGGATTTTGGCAAGTATCCATAAGAAAAATGCAAATACGAGTAAGGTAATTGATGAAGATATGATGAATTACAGAAATAGGCCTGCAGTTGTTTGCCAGGCAAACTTTCCTGTGCAATGTTGTATTTCCTTGATGCCAATATGGCAATAAGGACATTATACTTGATATCAAGAATATGATCGCTCATTTCACTCTTTGCATTAGCTCATTTCCCCCCACACTCAATTGAGTCTGATGAAGTTCGATTGCTTGACCTCGTGTAAATGGTTTTTGTATACATCAGTGGAATGTAACACTCTCTGTTGCTCCATTTTACTGTATTTGCCTGATTAGAAATCTCTGAACTGCAGAGGGTGTAAACTTATGTCGTATTAAAGCATATCTGATGTCAAACTCTGAACAATGAGTAAACTGTGCGCGATTTAATCAGAAATTAGGTGCAAGATCAGAATTTCCTCTATTATACATAACTAAGAAACTATAGTTTAGAACTATCAATTCCCAGAATTTGGCGtcacttttttggaaaaataatcAAAAAGATTTGGCAACAAGAATAGCTTGCCTGCACCTCGCCTTAGCTTGTTCAAGCCTCTCATTTAGAGTCTCTTCTTTATAAGCAGCTTTAACCATTACCAAATCCATTTCCATTAACTTCAAAACCCTGGAAAGTTCAGTGACCATCCTATCTTCAACTTTGCCTTCATCTCTTAAATCCTCTGCCTCTTCTCTTGCTCTTTCAGCTACTATTTCTCCTGCCTTAACCAGCAGCTCTTTCGACCCGAATTCTCGACTCATCAATCCTTCAAACTTATCTAGAAAATCCATGATCACATACCCTGTAGGCTTCTCTAGGTTGATGGGTTTAGTCCTCTTCCAACCTATCTCAAAGTTGGGAGGTTCCAGTTTTACGAGCTCGGTTCGAGCCTTTCGGTCCCTGATTATTTCGGATGCTCTTCTCTTGTCAATGGGGAAGTTCTCTGCAGGGGTTGTGGCTACATTCTCTGGGCTTGGGGTGGGAAAACTGTCTGCTACTGGTTCAAGTGGTGAGGAGTTTGTAGTGCATTTTATTGAAATAAGGTCGAGTTTTCGATGTTTTAGAGGAAATGAAGGTAATGTATGAAAAGCTTGAGTTGGTTGGAAGAGGTGCAGATGAAGGGTTGTTGTTTGGGAGAGAAACTGAAGAGTGGATGAAGCCATTTgtttgttgttgatgaactactTGGGCATTGCCAAGGATAAGGTTTTACTTATCTTCTTCTGCTTTGTTTGTGGTAATACGCTACTCAAATCAAGATGATACACTCCTTACTTAAATTGTTTTTAGTTTACACTCATTAACCTAAAGGCTTCTGAGTTAGGGTACAACGTTTGGCCTATTCAAGATgttacttgtaaaatttgtaaggtAACGATTAACGATTGAGTAACTTTTTGTCAAACGTTAGCGCTAAAATGAAGCGGGTAGCGTTTCATAAACTTATAGTTACGTTTTTAACAATATATAtagtttttattaattttaccaTGTCAACTGTTACTTTTACCGAATACTCATACTAGTTGTCCACTCCTTTGACAGCTACCTGTTACCCGCTATTTTAACAGTTatccgctactcaaccgctaatcGATGCCTCGTTACCGCTAGTTTTCCCGAACATGGCCTTAACACTATTTACATATAAAAGAAAGTATATCATAATTTGACTATCTTTTACGAAGTCATAAGACACCTTGTCGTATTTGATCATGTTAGATTAGTATGATAATACACTTTAACTATTTAAGTTAACTAGGAACAGTAGCGGAGACAGGGGGCGGGTGGGGGCAGCCTCCCCCCCAAAGATAAAAAAGTATTGatatatataatattaaatGCCTGTATATATTGCCAAACTTGTGTTGCCCCGATGGTGAAATGTTCAATGTTTCATGCAAACAACCCAAGATCAGATCTGGCTTTTTAACTGACATAAATTTCTCGCCCCCCCAACCTGAAATTCCTGGCTCCGCTACTGACTAGAAACCTACTTAAGTGTTGTTTAGTTGACATAAAAATGGAAAATGTAATTAATTTGGAATTGAGAAATTGTGACATTGTTTGTTGCCAAAACATCGCAAATGGAGGAAGTTGTTTCATAGGAGGAGTCTTTAGTTATGGATGAAATACGTCGATCGTTGAAGTTGTGCATATACAAAAGTGATTAAACAATGTGTTAACTAAATTTACGGATATTTTTCTACGTAAACATGTTCATATTATTGTGCGTGAATGCATAAGACAAGTATATTGTCAATGTTACGGAACTTTTTCTGTAAATGTGCTGAACGTAGAGCTGTTAACATGGTTACTCGAGTCGAGTTCGGATCTAATTATCTCGGGTCTCGGTCATGATCTAGTCGGATCGTGTCATTTTATTCCTTGGATGCAGGTCGGGTTCGGTCAGGTTGATTATTTGTCGTGTCATGTCGGGTTATTTTGTCATTTCGGTATAGGTGGGGTTCCGCTCGGGTCTTTTCTAGTCGGATACAATTTCAAGTTCGGGTCTTAACAAGTCGGATTTGAGTCAGACTTGTAGTAGTTAATTTCGTGTTCGGGTCACGTTCGGATCGTATATTATCGGGTTGGTTAAAATTCAGTTCGGGTTCACTATCGACCACGCGTTAAGACCAGGTCCAATAACTATCTGGTCTAGTCAAGTTTAAACcttataattaacttttataaatttggttaaatttAGTTTAAcgcttttcatttgttttagattaggtaattataaaaaatcatattaacttgatttaagttattatttagttaggtcAATGACAAATCAGATTGTCAACAGGTTGCGTAAAATCAGGTAACGGGTTGTCACGAGTTGGGTCAATAACAAGTTTCATCGGGTTATAATCGGTTTCAGGTTGACATTGGGTCGATGTGAATCGGATTCGGATCATTTTTTGGTAGGGTCAGTTGACTCAGTTATGTTGTCGGTTATATTTCGGTGTCAGGTTCGGATCCGGGTCATGCATTAACAGGTCGAAATCGGTCGTCGATTTTAACGGGTTGGATACGTTCGGGTTACGGGTTTCCTATTTGAACAACATTTTGGGTCTCAGGTCGGGTCTGGGTCCTTAAAAATACAGGTCGGTTTCtcgggtcgggtcagtttttgacagctctagctgaacggtagcgtttaaggtagcggTTAGTAATTTGACTTGAAAAATTACTTGTAAATTTTATAtagactactccctccgtttttatGTAAAACGTTGTTGGATTATTCACaatacatattttcataatattttttttttttggcaggcAAATAAAGATTATATTGATTGCACAAAAACAGTATTACAACCTAGCTAGCAGCTCAACAGCTGCTGCCAACAGAGAGGCTAAGAACACTTAGCCAAAGAGACCAAACTAAGTTAGAAAGCCTAGAGACAACTATTACAAACATTGGAACCAATCAAGATCCCTGGAGCTAGTTTTACTGCTTAACGGGTTCATCACCCTACCCTTCACTTCTGCTTGAATGATTTTGACTATTGACTGAACAGTGGGGATATGCAAAGACCAAACAGCAGCATTCCTTGCCCTCCATATGTTGTAAAGTAGACTAGCCACTGCTGTAAAGATGATAAATCTCCTACACTTGCTTCTGCTATACTTCTGTATCCCCCTAAGGAGACTGAACATAGTGACCCTATTGAGTTGAACCCCTAACCAGGACAACACCAGAAGTTTACATTGTTTGCTTAGTTCACACTCAAAGAAAAGATGCTCCACCTTTTCAGCTTGCACACCACAAATGGGACAACTATCATCTGTACTAATTTCCACCTTGAATAATCTATCTTTAGTTTTTAATCTATCCAGCATAGCAAGCCACATAATGAATCTATGCTTTGGGATAGACAGCCTATTCCAAACATACTTTTGCCAAGGAACCTTAGTTCCCAAGCATCTTAGCTGAGTGTATGTCTCTTTGATAGAATATTTGGCACTGTGAAGCCACTGGTAGCCAATATGTTCACGGAAAGAATTTTTCACCTTGCAAACAAACTTTACCACCCAACTAGCAGCAGTAGGGGCAGTAAACTGATCCCCGGAGAGGTCTTTGACGTAAACAGCATGGATCCATTTAACCCACAGATTGTCTTGCTTTTGAGCAATAGCCCAAGCCTGTTTGCCTACTGCAGCTTGATTCCAAAGGAGCAAGTTCCTAAAACCCAACCCTCCATGTGTCTTAGGCTGACACAACTGATCCCAAGCAACAGAACCAGGTTTATCACAGTCAAAGGTGCCAAACCATAGAAAAGCTCTGCAAATGGCATTGATTCTCTTAAGCACAGCTTTGGGGAAAAGGAACATTTGTGACCAGTAAACACAGATGCTCATCAATACAGAATTGATGAGTTGAGCTCTTCCAGCAAAAGAAAAATGTTTAGAACTCCACAATTTAATCCTAGCTGTCATCTTGTCAACCAATTGATCACAGTCACTAGCCTTGAGCTTACAAGAGCTAACAGGAACACCCAAGTATCTGAAAAGGAGCAAACCATGTTTGAAACCAGTTAGAGTGGTGATCACAGTCACCTTTTGATCATTCATGCCACAACAGTAGATGGATGACTTAACAGAGTTAACATCCAGACCAGTGGTCTTTGAAAATAATAGAAAACCATCCATCATCAGTTGCACCACTTCCTTATCTCCTTTACAAAACATGAGtaaatcatcagcaaaacacAGGTGATTAAGCTTTAGGGTTCTACATCTAGAGTGAAACTTGAACCTTGGGTGATCACCAACAGTCTTCATTGCTCTAGAGAAATATTCCATACAGAGAGTGAACAACAAGGGGGAAAGGGGGTCACCTTGCCTCAGTCCTCTCTTTGGGTGGATAAGCTTTGAAGGCACCCCATTGATCATAATGGAATATTGAGTAGTGGTTAAGCAGGTCATGATGAGATTAATGAAAGTAGTAGGGAAACCTAGATACTGCATAGCGTCTTTAATGAACTCCCACTCCACTGTGTCATAAGCTTTTTGGAGATCAAGCTTCAAAAAACAATTGGGTTGTACTTGACTTTTTCTGTACATCTTAATAATCTGGCAGATGAGTACATTGTGCAGAATGGATCTCCCAGCCACAAATGCACCCTGATTCTGGGAAATGATATCAGGTAACACAGCTCCTAATTTTTCACATAATAACTTAGAGATGCACTTGTACAGCACAGAACAACAAGAAATAGGTCTAAAATCCCCTACTGTGGCAGGTACACTCACCTTTGGCACCAGTGTGATAGAAGTAACATTTATTTCCTTTAACATCTTGCCTGTTCTGAAGAATTTAGCAACTGCAGCATGTATATCATGTTTAACAGTATCCCAAGCAGCTTTGAAATATTGGCTATTGTAGCCATCTAGCCTAGGGGCTTTGTTACTAGCGATAGCATCCAACACTCTTTTGACATCATCCACACTAAATTCACAGTGTAGCAAAGTTCTATGATCATCAGCTAACTTGGCCCCCCTATCCATGATAATAGGGTCAATACTAGTTCTGTTAGCCATTTGAGAGCAGAAGAGAGAGTTGTAGAAAGATAGGAAAGCTTCCTGAACTTTATCTGGAGTGGTTACCCATGCCCCAGCAGAATTCTGGATAGAGTGGATAGCATTGTGCTTCCTTCTCTGTTTGATGCTTTGATGGAACAGTTTAGAGTTTTTATCCCCTTTCTCTAACCAATGAACCTTGGCTGTTTGATGAAGGAAAGACAGGAAGTTATCATTAGCCATTCTATAATTATCAGCATAGCTTTTTTCTTCCGAAATGAGAGTAACATTAGTGGGGTCTGAGTGCAGCTTGTTCTGCACCTCCAAAAGTTCCTTGTGTCTGGCAATTTTCAGCATTTCTACATCATTGTACCCTTTTTTGTTCAAAGATTTGAGGTCAGTTTTTATCCACTTAAGCTTTTGCACAACTCTGAACATGCAGCACCCATAAACATACTTCTGCCAATGGTTTTCAACAATAGGCATAAAATCAGCTGAAGAAGTCCACATGTTATAGAATCTGAAAGGCTTTTTCTGAGCATTGTGAACTGTAGTGTGCAAAACCATTGAGCTATGATCATAAGTTCCTTCTGGAAGAAATATTGCCTCTGCAGCAGGATAGTTATCATCCCATTTGGAATTTGACAGCACTCTGTCAATTCTAGTATACACCCTTGCTTCACCATCTTGCTTATTGTTCCAAGTGAAGTGTCTACCAACTGTCTTAACCTCAGTAAGCTGACACAAGTCCATGCATTGTTTCATAGGCCTGATGTCATTGAATCTGATAAGAGAGCCAAGTCTATCATCCATACTCATGATGGCATTAAAGTCACCCATGATTACCCAGGCTGCATTGCATCTGGTGGCAAAAGAAGTTAAGCTAGCCCACAACTCTTCTCTCTCAGCAGGAGTGTTCAACCCATATACAAAGGAACAAAAGAAAACCAGAACCTGTGTTCCTAGGAGTAATGAAGCAATGAATGATCTGGCTTAACATGGAAATGATGTTCACTGCAAATAGGGAAGGGTCCCAAGCCAGAACAATCCTACCATTCTTGTGACAATTGAGGTTAGAAGTGAAGCACCAATTAGGACAAACAGAAAGGTATAAGTTGCCCATCTTGGAAGCCTTCACCGTTGTTTCCAAGAGACTAAATAGACCAATATTGTGAGACTGAATCATCTGTCTCACTTCTTTTTGCTTATCTTGTCTATTTAGTCCCCTTACATTCCAGCAGAGGATGTTATCCATTAGGCATAGGGGCTGTCACACCCCTGCCTAATGATGGAACACCCATTAACACATCTCCTTGCACCACCTCTGCAGTTTCCCTTTCACACTCAGACACAGACAAAGCTTGAAATGAGTTGGTAGTGATCACTGACCTAAGTTGTTGACCCACCACTTTGCTGAACTTAGTTGCTTGAGTGAATCCAGTAGAATTCTGAACCTCCCTAGTAGCCACTTGTTCAACAGATTGTGAAGGCTGTACCTGTTTCCTCACCCACACCTTCTTAGTATGGCCATTCTTATTCCTAGTGCAGTTATATTTGTCATGACCTATCCCCCCACAGTGAGCACAAGTGAGAGGAATCCAGTCATAGTTGACTTTTTGGTCAACTTTTGCACCTTtctcattttggaaatgaatcacAGAAGGGAAATCTTGGCCCACTTTGACCTCAATCATCACCCTTGCAAACATTGACCTGTCTCTATTCTTGGTTGCCTGGTCCACTTTCATCATTGTTCCCACAGGACTCACAATCTTGGATAAACTTCTATCCCCCCAATACTTCACATCC encodes:
- the LOC110796328 gene encoding protein CHLORORESPIRATORY REDUCTION 41, chloroplastic, whose product is MASSTLQFLSQTTTLHLHLFQPTQAFHTLPSFPLKHRKLDLISIKCTTNSSPLEPVADSFPTPSPENVATTPAENFPIDKRRASEIIRDRKARTELVKLEPPNFEIGWKRTKPINLEKPTGYVIMDFLDKFEGLMSREFGSKELLVKAGEIVAERAREEAEDLRDEGKVEDRMVTELSRVLKLMEMDLVMVKAAYKEETLNERLEQAKARCRQAILVAKSF